Sequence from the Osmia bicornis bicornis chromosome 13, iOsmBic2.1, whole genome shotgun sequence genome:
aagatgatgatgataataataaaattatcatgCCTGAAATATCATCTGTGGTTAGTGAGAGTGAAACTGATAAAACAACTAATGAAAAAGTTCCTCACAGAAAAGagataaatgaaaatcaaggTACCTCATCTGAAATGCCTAGAAAAGAATCGGTTCAACCTCAAGTAGAACAATTAGACCACCTTGTAATTACTATTGTGGCATCTGAATTTAATGGTGAATCAGAAAAAGAGTCCaatgataaaaagaaagatgaaGGTCTGATACAAAATTCTTCCCTTGAAAGAGCAGAAAGTGTAATTCATGAAACTAGTAATTCTAGTGAACATGATACCAGTTGTAAATCTgacatagaaataaaaattaatgagaGTTCAGAAACTTATCTAGATagtgatgaaaataaaaattcttgtCTTTTATATCATTATAAAAACAGTTTATCTGCACCTGCATCACCAGTGgtacaaagaaaatatagaaCATACTCGGTTCGTTCAGATTTTGGTTCGAATGAAAATCTGAATTCATGTCCAATTGGTTTTGATGCAAATACATTGCAAGATGAAGACGAAgaggatgaaaagaatgaagcagaaaataattttgatgaGGCAGATAtggaaatagaagaaataccTAGCCCACACACACCTTTTGTTAAATATGGAGAAAGTACAGATCATGTTAGATCGCATACTCCATTATCTGTAAGTAGTGGTATCTCTGTATTGAGAGTTAGAAAAGATCTCAGTAAACCATGTTCACCTGCATCAGTGCATTCATTTTGTCATATGGATGCTAATGACCTAAGTCATGATGAAGAAAGTAATGGAGCAATGGATACATCACCAGAAAAAGATCCTATTGATTGTTCTTCAATTGAACAAGATGTAAAAGCTGATCAATCAGAACTTTCTTTgtgtgaaaatgaaaagaaagtaGGAGACACAGCATATTCAGTCTGTAATCACTGAGCATGTGAGTTCATTTCCTACAATTCATTCGCAACAATCAACATCCATAGAAGAATCATATAATGCAACAAATAAGAATCATAATCTTGTAAATTTGTCAGAATCTAGTGATATTGCAAGCAGTTCTGATTCAAAATGCTTTCATTCATCTAAATCAATTATACAAAAGCAATCAGTGGAACTTCTTAGTTTAAATGAGGATGCTCATGCAGGTCCAATGAATATGTTTGAATTAGATGGTCTTCAAATATTAGTTCCTAGTACATTTATAAGTGATTCTTCACAAAAAGCTGTTAGTGCAACCAGTCAACAATCTATGGCAAGTAGCGAAGGAGGAATAGGTGTAGATGAAGAAGTGAAAAGTATTAACATGAGGGCCGATGAAACTATGCCACCCAGAGGTGAATTATCAGAACAGGAAAGCAATGGGTGTACAGAACAATCAGCTTGGCAGGTGTGTATACAATTCTTTTTCTGCAAAGAAGATTATCAggttgtattttatttaatcgtACTTTATTTATAGTATATAAATTATTGCTATATGTTTATCAACATTAGGTTATCACTAAATTATtgtttgaattataaaacttacCTGTACAATAagaattctattttattctatCTAGTTGTATGCTGGTCACGAGTCGTCGTGTATGTCAACCTCTTATGATTTGATGGCACGTGAAAGTTGGGAAGAATCTGAAGGATCGGACAATGAAATTAGTGGCCCGTTATTAGATAGCAGATCTTTAGCTACACATTTTACATCAGTTTATTCTTAGATCGAGATAGAAAAACACCGACAAAAAGAACATTTAAATGTTACCATTGTCCAGAAACATTTGATTGTCCGAAAGAACGTCGAGTACACAGTACTACCGTGCATCAAGAAGCTGGACCCAGTAGCAGTAGAGAATCAACAGATCAACCTgaaataaaagatattaagTTATTGGATGGTCGGATGAATGCATTTGACGATTTTTTTGTACCGGGTTTACATGTTCAGCAAGCTTACCATCAACAGCCACTTTTACATCAACAACCACTTTTACATCAACTACAACCACCGCAATCATTGGAATTAATAGCAAAAGTAGAATCTGATCAAAAGATTGAAACGTTGGTAATACCATCGAACATCGAAGTGCTTTGTACACTTTGTAATCAACGATTTAGTAGTGAAAAATCATTACAGTTACATCATAAAAGAGTACACGTTACCGAAACAGCGAAGAGAATTCGAGAGAGTACCAAGTGCCAGATATGTAACGAAGAATTTCCTTCAGTTTTACTATTTAATGCCCACCTAAAAATACATCCGTTAGAATGTAGCCAGTGTGGAAAGTATTTTTATaggaaacaaaattttaaattacacgTGAAAAGACATCTAGGAATCAAACCATTTCCGTGTACCGTTTGTGACAAAGCATTTTTGACGAAACAAAAATTAGACGAACATACTAATGGCCATACCGGGAATGCACCTGTCAAGTGTAATCTTTGCAATGAAACGTTTCGtagatattcaaatttaactCAACATAAGAATAGACATCATctgaatataaaaaagaaattgaaggaTTATATATGTCATTGCGGTGagatatttcatacaaagaaaaaattagcTTGGCATAAGGAGACGCACGATGAGAAACCGAAAGCATGTACATACTGTAACGAAAGATTCATTCACATGGCTAGCCTGACTCGACACATGCGTCGAGCTCATAACAGAAGATTTGTTCCCGATGCTCAAAGAGAGAATGAAAATGTTGAATGTCCCATATGTAAGTGTATTTATTTGCGATCTTCCTTAGCAGTACATATGCGAGTTCATAACGGCGAAAGACCATAGAATGTCAAGTTTGCTCTAAAACGTTTAGTACTAAGTGGAATTACAATTGCACAAATGGACTCACGCTGCTCGTAGCACCAAACCTTTTAAATGTAATCAATGCAGTGCCGCGTTTTAACCGGCACAGCGATTACACTGCTCATATGAATTCTCATAGAAATGTGCGTCCTTTTACCTGCAATTATTGCGGTGCGCAATTCATACGAAAGTATAATTGTTTAAGGCATGTAAAAGAACACGAGGAGAACAAAGCGTATACATGCGATGTTTGCAACAAAACGTTTCATAGATCATATTATCTAAAAGAACACTTGCGAGTACATTCAGGTGCCAGACCATATACATGTCATATTTGCGGAAAGTCTAGTGGTACGAAATCCAATCACAATAAACATGTCAGAATTCATCATGCACGCGAACCTGTAAATACCGAAAATTAAAGGACGAACGAGATTTCCAATCTATTTAgtcaatatttaatattgttttacaaataatgaattacaatattttaaacgtattcttttatcttttatttctttatctATTGATAGTAGAAACTAATTGAGCACAAAACAAAACGTGACCGAAACAAATGTAATATTTGTTTATGACCTTATATAGTTTTGTTTAAATCTCGTTCGTTTTTATTCTTGTTTATTACATACTTTAACATAGACATtttaaacttgaatttatccTGCTAGTATTAACTAGCGGTATTATCAAATGTAAAAGGTTTAATTTGTCTTATCCTGCAAGAAAAAGACGATTTTACATTATGTACTATGCATTGTGCATTATGTGTAGCACTTCGAAAATTTTCGTCATATAGTCTGCTAAATACAATGACTCGAGACTGTAACTACTTAAGataataagaaatttttaatgaatattaactGATACATGTTGTCTGGAGATTTGAGTAATTTCCATAAAAGGAAGACTATAAGATGAAATGCTTTTGCCAACTTACACTAATTAACTATTAGGTAATAATAACTAACTGATCAATATTATGGAATCATTAAGCACTTTTTATGTGTTGATTATTGTacgaaatttttttacaataacTATTTTACACGAAGCATGCATATTGTGATTTTATGCATTGGCATTGAATGTGAGAAAGGATAAGAAGGCCCATATTGTATCTGCGTTAAGTTTATAACGCATATGGCCCTATTGATAATTAGCGTTATT
This genomic interval carries:
- the LOC114878126 gene encoding LOW QUALITY PROTEIN: uncharacterized protein LOC114878126 (The sequence of the model RefSeq protein was modified relative to this genomic sequence to represent the inferred CDS: inserted 7 bases in 6 codons; deleted 2 bases in 2 codons), yielding MCKQDITDTMDATSNGTPGSAVACPVCTLYLREGISLQRHLDTHPKEQVIEALIKASTNSLHLQQTQLSPTAPPASPAIQSPQSTSQVTQNTHVSAQSPYPIGPILSXSPIGTVMPPQFASFSYQQFVNNGTMMIPQYAMGPQANQMMQMLYNPYGMYQQQQIPTVQMISPVTTISNTARIRPVVTMAGETSGRTAIAVSVNNSEPKQILPEFYLSQRQESEQVLPDINLPVSPPALNEDSSIQQNENGTSTIQXEHAEEAHSSSAEXSHNMQNEYDSIPKTLEITCNVVNTSDDKVESVLPDIDDGESSRVITADVHYESSEMQEYVHRYKDDDDNNKIIMPEISSVVSESETDKTTNEKVPHRKEINENQGTSSEMPRKESVQPQVEQLDHLVITIVASEFNGESEKESNDKKKDEGLIQNSSLERAESVIHETSNSSEHDTSCKSDIEIKINESSETYLDSDENKNSCLLYHYKNSLSAPASPVVQRKYRTYSVRSDFGSNENLNSCPIGFDANTLQDEDEEDEKNEAENNFDEADMEIEEIPSPHTPFVKYGESTDHVRSHTPLSVSSGISVLRVRKDLSKPCSPASVHSFCHMDANDLSHDEESNGAMDTSPEKDPIDCSSIEQDVKADQSELSLCENEKKVGDTAYQSVITEHVSSFPTIHSQQSTSIEESYNATNKNHNLVNLSESSDIASSSDSKCFHSSKSIIQKQSVELLSLNEDAHAGPMNMFELDGLQILVPSTFISDSSQKAVSATSQQSMASSEGGIGVDEEVKSINMRADETMPPRGELSEQESNGCTEQSAWQLYAGHESSCMSTSYDLMARESWEESEGSDNEISGPLLDSRSLATHFTXSLFLDRDRKTPTKRTFKCYHCPETFDCPKERRVHSTTVHQEAGPSSSRESTDQPEIKDIKLLDGRMNAFDDFFVPGLHVQQAYHQQPLLHQQPLLHQLQPPQSLELIAKVESDQKIETLVIPSNIEVLCTLCNQRFSSEKSLQLHHKRVHVTETAKRIRESTKCQICNEEFPSVLLFNAHLKIHPLECSQCGKYFYRKQNFKLHVKRHLGIKPFPCTVCDKAFLTKQKLDEHTNGHTGNAPVKCNLCNETFRRYSNLTQHKNRHHLNIKKKLKDYICHCGEIFHTKKKLAWHKETHDEKPKACTYCNERFIHMASLTRHMRRAHNRRFVPDAQRENENVECPICKCIYLRSSLAVHMRVHNGERPXECQVCSKTFSTKWNXQLHKWTHAARSTKPFKCNQCSAAFNRHSDYTAHMNSHRNVRPFTCNYCGAQFIRKYNCLRHVKEHEENKAYTCDVCNKTFHRSYYLKEHLRVHSGARPYTCHICGKSSGTKSNHNKHVRIHHAREPVNTEN